Proteins encoded by one window of Cylindrospermum stagnale PCC 7417:
- a CDS encoding YidH family protein — translation MTRNPETPEQLSTNDLAADRTELAKYRSRAAADRTLMAWIRTCLSLIGFGFGIPTIVRAIENTHLSHHLNPVRFSVIVGLSFIVTGMLGMVLGLREHNRLLKQIQNNRYTYETSHSAEIIGVALLIIGLVSFIGVLIRAMNL, via the coding sequence ATGACCAGAAACCCAGAAACACCTGAACAGTTGTCTACCAATGACTTAGCAGCAGATAGAACAGAACTAGCTAAATACCGCAGTCGGGCAGCAGCAGACCGCACATTAATGGCGTGGATACGCACCTGTCTTTCGTTAATTGGTTTTGGTTTTGGTATCCCCACCATTGTCAGAGCGATTGAAAATACTCATCTGAGTCATCACCTGAACCCAGTCAGATTTTCGGTAATTGTGGGGTTGTCTTTCATTGTTACGGGAATGTTGGGAATGGTTTTAGGGTTGAGAGAACACAATCGGTTACTCAAACAAATCCAAAATAATCGCTATACCTACGAAACCTCTCACAGTGCGGAAATTATCGGAGTGGCTTTACTCATAATTGGCTTAGTTAGTTTTATTGGTGTGCTAATTAGGGCAATGAATTTATAA